The following are encoded in a window of Chlorocebus sabaeus isolate Y175 chromosome 22, mChlSab1.0.hap1, whole genome shotgun sequence genomic DNA:
- the HEMK1 gene encoding MTRF1L release factor glutamine methyltransferase isoform X2 codes for MELWGRMLWALLSGPGRGGSTLGWAFSSWQPQPPLAGLSSATELVSHWTRVFEKRGIPEARESSEYIVAHVLGAKTFQSLRPALWTQPLTSQQLQCIQELSSRRLQRMPVQYILGEWDFQGLSLRMVPPVFIPRPETEELVEWVLEEVAQRSYAVGSPGSPLILEVGCGSGAISLSLLSQLPQSRVIAVDKGEAAISLTHENAQRLQLQDRIWIIHLDMTSERSWTHLPWGPVDLVVSNPPYIFHQDMEQLAPEIRSYEDPAALDGGEEGMDIITHILALAPQLLKDSGSIFLEVDPRHPELVSSWLQSRPELYLNLVAVRKDFCGRERKHEDLAFCPTQAAIQVEQWPLRMLKCT; via the exons ATGGAGCTTTGGGGCCGTATGCTCTGGGCCCTCCTGTCTGGCCCAGGGAGAGGGGGAAGTACCCTCGGCTGGGCCTTCAGCTCATGGCAACCCCAACCACCTCTGGCTGGGTTATCCAGTGCCACAGAACTGGTCAGCCACTGGACTAGGGTCTTTGAGAAAAGAGGTATCCCTGAGGCCCGGGAATCCAGTGAGTACATCGTGGCTCATGTCCTTGGAGCCAAAACA TTTCAGAGCCTGAGGCCAGCACTTTGGACCCAGCCCTTGACCTCTCAGCAACTACAGTGTATCCAGGAGCTGAGTAGCCGTCGATTGCAGAG GATGCCGGTGCAGTACATCCTTGGAGAGTGGGACTTTCAGGGGCTCAGCCTGAGGATGGTGCCCCCAGTGTTTATTCCTCGGCCAGAAACAGAG GAACTGGTTGAGTGGGTGCTGGAAGAGGTGGCCCAGAGGTCCTATGCTGTGGGATCCCCAGGCAGCCCCCTCATTCTGGAGGTAGGCTGTGGATCGGGAGCCATCTCCCTCAGCCTGCTGAGCCAGCTCCCTCAG AGCCGAGTCATTGCTGTGGATAAGGGGGAAGCTGCCATCTCTCTGACCCATGAGAACGCTCAGAG GCTTCAGTTGCAGGACAGGATTTGGATCATCCACCTCGACATGACCTCAG AAAGGAGCTGGACACACCTGCCCTGGGGCCCTGTGGACCTGGTCGTCAGCAACCCTCCCTACATCTTCCACCAGGACATGGAACAGCTGGCCCCCGAGATCCGCAG CTATGAAGACCCTGCGGCCCTGGACGGTGGGGAGGAGGGCATGGACATCATTACCCACATCCTGGCCCTGGCACCCCAGCTCCTGAAGGACTCTGG TAGTATCTTCTTAGAAGTGGACCCAAGGCACCCGGAGCTTGTCAGCAGCTGGCTTCAGAGCCGGCCTGAACTGTACCTTAATCTTGTGGCTGTGCGCAAGGACTTCTGTGGGAG GGAGAGGAAGCATGAGGACCTGGCCTTCTGCCCGACCCAGGCAGCCATTCAAGTTGAGCAGTGGCCACTTCGAATGCTTAAGTGCACCTGA
- the HEMK1 gene encoding MTRF1L release factor glutamine methyltransferase isoform X3 — MELWGRMLWALLSGPGRGGSTLGWAFSSWQPQPPLAGLSSATELVSHWTRVFEKRGIPEARESSEYIVAHVLGAKTFQSLRPALWTQPLTSQQLQCIQELSSRRLQRMPVQYILGEWDFQGLSLRMVPPVFIPRPETEELVEWVLEEVAQRSYAVGSPGSPLILEVGCGSGAISLSLLSQLPQSRVIAVDKGEAAISLTHENAQRLQLQDRIWIIHLDMTSERSWTHLPWGPVDLVVSNPPYIFHQDMEQLAPEIRSYEDPAALDGGEEGMDIITHILALAPQLLKDSGSIFLEVDPRHPELVSSWLQSRPELYLNLVAVRKDFCGRSPDPLLPGSARVRVSFCPSRAGRQSPAW, encoded by the exons ATGGAGCTTTGGGGCCGTATGCTCTGGGCCCTCCTGTCTGGCCCAGGGAGAGGGGGAAGTACCCTCGGCTGGGCCTTCAGCTCATGGCAACCCCAACCACCTCTGGCTGGGTTATCCAGTGCCACAGAACTGGTCAGCCACTGGACTAGGGTCTTTGAGAAAAGAGGTATCCCTGAGGCCCGGGAATCCAGTGAGTACATCGTGGCTCATGTCCTTGGAGCCAAAACA TTTCAGAGCCTGAGGCCAGCACTTTGGACCCAGCCCTTGACCTCTCAGCAACTACAGTGTATCCAGGAGCTGAGTAGCCGTCGATTGCAGAG GATGCCGGTGCAGTACATCCTTGGAGAGTGGGACTTTCAGGGGCTCAGCCTGAGGATGGTGCCCCCAGTGTTTATTCCTCGGCCAGAAACAGAG GAACTGGTTGAGTGGGTGCTGGAAGAGGTGGCCCAGAGGTCCTATGCTGTGGGATCCCCAGGCAGCCCCCTCATTCTGGAGGTAGGCTGTGGATCGGGAGCCATCTCCCTCAGCCTGCTGAGCCAGCTCCCTCAG AGCCGAGTCATTGCTGTGGATAAGGGGGAAGCTGCCATCTCTCTGACCCATGAGAACGCTCAGAG GCTTCAGTTGCAGGACAGGATTTGGATCATCCACCTCGACATGACCTCAG AAAGGAGCTGGACACACCTGCCCTGGGGCCCTGTGGACCTGGTCGTCAGCAACCCTCCCTACATCTTCCACCAGGACATGGAACAGCTGGCCCCCGAGATCCGCAG CTATGAAGACCCTGCGGCCCTGGACGGTGGGGAGGAGGGCATGGACATCATTACCCACATCCTGGCCCTGGCACCCCAGCTCCTGAAGGACTCTGG TAGTATCTTCTTAGAAGTGGACCCAAGGCACCCGGAGCTTGTCAGCAGCTGGCTTCAGAGCCGGCCTGAACTGTACCTTAATCTTGTGGCTGTGCGCAAGGACTTCTGTGGGAG GTCACCTGACCCCTTACTCCCAGGTAGCGCCAGGGTGAGAGTTTCCTTCTGCCCCAGCAGGGCTGGCCGTCAGTCCCCTGCTTGGTAG
- the HEMK1 gene encoding MTRF1L release factor glutamine methyltransferase isoform X6 produces MELWGRMLWALLSGPGRGGSTLGWAFSSWQPQPPLAGLSSATELVSHWTRVFEKRGIPEARESSEYIVAHVLGAKTFQSLRPALWTQPLTSQQLQCIQELSSRRLQRMPVQYILGEWDFQGLSLRMVPPVFIPRPETEELVEWVLEEVAQRSYAVGSPGSPLILEVGCGSGAISLSLLSQLPQSRVIAVDKGEAAISLTHENAQRLQLQDRIWIIHLDMTSERSWTHLPWGPVDLVVSNPPYIFHQDMEQLAPEIRSYEDPAALDGGEEGMDIITHILALAPQLLKDSGSIFLEVDPRHPELVSSWLQSRPELYLNLVAVRKDFCGRPRFLHIQRSRP; encoded by the exons ATGGAGCTTTGGGGCCGTATGCTCTGGGCCCTCCTGTCTGGCCCAGGGAGAGGGGGAAGTACCCTCGGCTGGGCCTTCAGCTCATGGCAACCCCAACCACCTCTGGCTGGGTTATCCAGTGCCACAGAACTGGTCAGCCACTGGACTAGGGTCTTTGAGAAAAGAGGTATCCCTGAGGCCCGGGAATCCAGTGAGTACATCGTGGCTCATGTCCTTGGAGCCAAAACA TTTCAGAGCCTGAGGCCAGCACTTTGGACCCAGCCCTTGACCTCTCAGCAACTACAGTGTATCCAGGAGCTGAGTAGCCGTCGATTGCAGAG GATGCCGGTGCAGTACATCCTTGGAGAGTGGGACTTTCAGGGGCTCAGCCTGAGGATGGTGCCCCCAGTGTTTATTCCTCGGCCAGAAACAGAG GAACTGGTTGAGTGGGTGCTGGAAGAGGTGGCCCAGAGGTCCTATGCTGTGGGATCCCCAGGCAGCCCCCTCATTCTGGAGGTAGGCTGTGGATCGGGAGCCATCTCCCTCAGCCTGCTGAGCCAGCTCCCTCAG AGCCGAGTCATTGCTGTGGATAAGGGGGAAGCTGCCATCTCTCTGACCCATGAGAACGCTCAGAG GCTTCAGTTGCAGGACAGGATTTGGATCATCCACCTCGACATGACCTCAG AAAGGAGCTGGACACACCTGCCCTGGGGCCCTGTGGACCTGGTCGTCAGCAACCCTCCCTACATCTTCCACCAGGACATGGAACAGCTGGCCCCCGAGATCCGCAG CTATGAAGACCCTGCGGCCCTGGACGGTGGGGAGGAGGGCATGGACATCATTACCCACATCCTGGCCCTGGCACCCCAGCTCCTGAAGGACTCTGG TAGTATCTTCTTAGAAGTGGACCCAAGGCACCCGGAGCTTGTCAGCAGCTGGCTTCAGAGCCGGCCTGAACTGTACCTTAATCTTGTGGCTGTGCGCAAGGACTTCTGTGGGAG GCCCCGGTTCCTGCATATCCAGAGGTCTAGGCCATAG
- the C22H3orf18 gene encoding uncharacterized protein C3orf18 homolog — translation MNSRTASARGWFSSRPPTSESDLEPATDGPASETTTLSPEATTFNDTRIPDVAGGTAGVGTMLLSFGIITVIGLAVAMVLYIRKKKRLEKLRHQLMPMYNFDPMEEQDELEQELLEHGRDAASVQAATSVQAMQGKTTLPSQGPLQRPSRLVFTDVANAIHA, via the exons ATGAACTCCAGGACCGCATCTGCTAGGGGCTGGTTCAGCAGCCGCCCACCCACCTCTGAGTCTGACCTGGAACCTGCCACAGATGGGCCAGCCTCCGAGACCACTACCCTCAGCCCAGAGGCCACCACCTTTAATGACACCAGAATCCCTGATGTGGCTGGTGGCACGGCCGGCGTGGGTACCATGCTTCTGTCCTTTGGGATCATCACGGTGATAGGCCTGGCTGTGGCCATG GTTTTGTACATCAGGAAGAAGAAGAG GCTGGAGAAGCTACGCCACCAGCTCATGCCCATGTACAACTTCGACCCCATGGAGGAACAAGATGAGTTGGAGCAGGAGCTGCTGGAACATGGGCGGGACGCCGCCTCTGTGCAGGCTGCCACTTCTGTGCAGGCCATGCAGGGCAAG ACTACTCTGCCCTCCCAGGGCCCACTGCAGAGGCCCAGCCGGCTGGTGTTTACCGATGTGGCCAATGCCATCCATGCGTGA